The DNA window AATGAATGCCTCTGCAAATAGAGGAGCTTGCGTACAGAATTGCAGACGACCCTATTTAGTTACAGATCTGGAGACCGGTAATGAATTGTTGATAGACAATAAATACATTATGTCTCCAAAAGATTTATGTACCATTGATTTTATGGACGAACTCATTGGTGCAGGAATTGATGTATTTAAAATCGAGGGTAGAACAAAATCTGCAGATTATGTATACACCACTACAAAATGTTACCGGGAAGCGATTGATTCGGTTTTGGAAGGAACATACAAAGAGGAGCGCATAGAATGTTGGCGAAAGGAATTAGACGCAGTGTACAATCGGGGATTTTGGGAAGGGTATTATCTGGGAAGAAAACTTGGAGTCTGGACTAAGAATCCTGGATCTGCTGCCACTGAAAAAAAAGTTTATGTTGCCAAAGCTACCAGGTATTATCCAAAAATCCATGTAGCCGAATTCATGTTGGAATCAGGCAGCATTGAAGAGGGAGAAACAGTTATGATCATCGGTCGGGACACAGGCGCCGATAAGGTGGTTTTAGACCCATTGATGGTAAATGGAGTGCGCAACAACAAGGCAAATCGGGGCGATAAGATTACCTTCTATTTTGAAAGAAAGATCAGGACGCAAGACAAATTATACAAAGTGGTAAGTGAAAATGCCTAAGATTATACATTACAGAGATAAATGCATAGGCTGCAATATTTGCTTTGAAATGCAACCAGAATATTGGCGACTTTCGAGAAAGGATGGCAAAGCTACTTTAGTGAACGGGGTATTAAAGAATCAAACCTATGTATTGGAAATTGGAATCAAGGAAGTGGATTTGTCTGAGGAAACCGCCATTCATTGTCCGGTAAAAGTCATTAAGGTAATACGATAAAAGCTGTATCAATAATTGAGTCTGAATCTCTTTTTGTGATCAAAGTTATTTTACCACACAATGTTAGACTCCGGTTATTTGTAAGTAGATCAATAGTCCTGCGGCAAGGGTCATGATGATCAATGCAGTAAATCCTAAAATATTGGTTGTGCGTCCATTTACATAAACCCCCATGATCTGCTTATTATTAGAAATATGCAAGATAATGGCGATTAATACCGGCGCTGTGAGTCCGTATAAAATGGCGGTATAGATCAGTGCCTTGATAGGGGAAATTCCAATGTAATTTAAGGACAGTCCAAGGATAAGAGACAAGGCAATGATTAGATAAAATGCTTTTGCTTCGTGAAATTTTTTATCAAGGCCTTGTTCCCAACCAAATGTTTCAGCAAATATGTAAGACAGAGAGCCACTCAATACCGGAATGGCAATGAGACCTGTACCGATAACACCAATTGCAAAAAGCAAATAGGCCATATTACCTGCAAGTGGTTTAAGAGCCAAAGCCGCTTGTTCGACCGTGTCGATTTGGTGGACACCGCCTTGAAAAAGAACTGTGCCAGTGGTTAATATTATGAAGTACATGACAAGGCCGGAAAATGTCATTCCAAAATCAACATCTTGCTTCATGTCATGAATAATTTTTTTATTCACCACCAGATGTTTTTTTCTGGTTTTCATTTCCTCTACTTCCACAGAGGCCTGCCAGAAAAACAGATATGGGGAAATAGTGGTGCCCAGGATTCCCACAAGAATGGCAACAAATTCTTTGTCAAATTTTATAGTGGGGATAAACGTGGCTTTAAGTATTTGAGAAAAGTCTTGCTTATATAGAAAGGGTACAATAAAGTAAACCAACATGGCAATACACAAATATTTCAAGGTGGAGGCTATTTTGCCATAGGGTAAATAAATGATCAAACCAAGTAGACAGAGCGTAAACACCACACTAAAGTAGGTTGCATCAATCTGTGGAAACAACATATTCCCGACGGCCCCCATACCGG is part of the Candidatus Vicinibacter affinis genome and encodes:
- a CDS encoding U32 family peptidase, which encodes MTNPKKPELLSPAGSFESLHAAIRGGADAIYFGVEQLNMRTKSIPPFTIDDIKEVAAVCKAAQIKANLTLNTVIYDYDMQLARKIVKTCVQEGIDAVIASDFAVFEICREEGMPLHISTQANVSNIDSVAFFSQMADVIVLARELTLKQIEGITKEIKRRGIKGKSGELMKIETFIHGALCMAVSGKCYLSLHEMNASANRGACVQNCRRPYLVTDLETGNELLIDNKYIMSPKDLCTIDFMDELIGAGIDVFKIEGRTKSADYVYTTTKCYREAIDSVLEGTYKEERIECWRKELDAVYNRGFWEGYYLGRKLGVWTKNPGSAATEKKVYVAKATRYYPKIHVAEFMLESGSIEEGETVMIIGRDTGADKVVLDPLMVNGVRNNKANRGDKITFYFERKIRTQDKLYKVVSENA
- a CDS encoding ferredoxin; its protein translation is MPKIIHYRDKCIGCNICFEMQPEYWRLSRKDGKATLVNGVLKNQTYVLEIGIKEVDLSEETAIHCPVKVIKVIR
- a CDS encoding divalent metal cation transporter, with the translated sequence MNTGKNKSSRLLKFWKLLGPGLVTGASDDDPSGIATYSQAGAAYGLSTLWTAILAFPLMAAIQQMCARIGLVTSQGLTGTLKKHYPKPVLYLMVLFSFPAIVMNIGADIAGMGAVGNMLFPQIDATYFSVVFTLCLLGLIIYLPYGKIASTLKYLCIAMLVYFIVPFLYKQDFSQILKATFIPTIKFDKEFVAILVGILGTTISPYLFFWQASVEVEEMKTRKKHLVVNKKIIHDMKQDVDFGMTFSGLVMYFIILTTGTVLFQGGVHQIDTVEQAALALKPLAGNMAYLLFAIGVIGTGLIAIPVLSGSLSYIFAETFGWEQGLDKKFHEAKAFYLIIALSLILGLSLNYIGISPIKALIYTAILYGLTAPVLIAIILHISNNKQIMGVYVNGRTTNILGFTALIIMTLAAGLLIYLQITGV